A window of Salmo trutta chromosome 31, fSalTru1.1, whole genome shotgun sequence contains these coding sequences:
- the LOC115169289 gene encoding rho guanine nucleotide exchange factor 18 yields MDDLDTLRGLSPRPPPPEDSVSLSSSSTDIINLEDGHYSALLAELEADAQDLEGESWSVSVDQQYIKRLHKDAIKRQDVIYELIQTEVYHMRTLKLLLSVYQYELRHNLQMEETMLDRMFPQMDSLLHIHQHFLWCLRDCRDGQNHYTVTQLGAILINQFSGEMGERMKESYGDCCSHHTDAVSFYKEQLQNNKFQNLIKKIGRLSIVRQLGVPECILLVTQRLTKYPFLVERILQNTDADSEEHDALAQALVLIRETISAVDSQVHDYERASRLRDIGSSLEPHSHSRLKDGRVFKREDLAVGSRTLLHEGTVNWQAGNEWLKGSLCMKDAQIMQSLTEKLRMFADMAEAVTGLEDVANRSRLLLRSDDLDPQQGETLLKGAITEVDNLQNLLLSGVTLRDPYPPPEDFLVSGGYSLRTEDLRLLRGGLNLGGLRNLAALRRAETLGGYVCNPIPLMKNGNIQAGERPGSVAVQPLDRGQHSNSDPQLQDLDQSESLELSADESPASYWTSPCPNPSFPEAEFFDRVLLLSQKLYSLLAIVSQQDSHIELQRASLSAREHPGRPRGNVLLEQEKQRNMEKQREEMANFHKLQTQHRQEQARWEEERECHQLQAEVLEAELRQREEECRRMKEKLAEERGELERWRETYQQDLERLRESTRTVEKQKERLDLQMKLKKNKTIAKPGSFNFNTQQALPHSQSFRGDLPHSASFRGDLSQSFRGDLMGGWTTGGDVTPIPASKVHVQPSPSLVTAFFLEPPPEVPLHRESISPAPPKAEVPIHLISTTDQVVHKPGAVQQQIPTKLATLSSKGKEKSRKKGSHQRMHSAASIDMSQVVPIRVTRKECESLRGKRTVSPHRSYQSDRFLSPPEPLFNAKHSQTLLSSSSMRRNSQIHFPPPEPPHPPPFPKDIASKPTKERVIYL; encoded by the exons atgGATGACCTGGATACTCTCAGAGGACTTTCTCCTCGACCCCCTCCTCCTGAGGACTCTGTGTCCCTCTCCTCGTCCAGCACCGACATCATCAACTTAGAAG atggccACTACAGTGCCCTGCTAGCGGAGTTGGAGGCTGATGCTCAGGACCTAGAGGGAGAGTCCTGGAGTGTCTCTGTGGACCAGCAGTACATAAAGAGATTACACAAAGACGCTATAAAGAGACAAGATGTCATCTATG agttgaTCCAGACTGAGGTGTACCACATGCGGACCTTGAAGCTGCTGCTGAGTGTGTACCAGTATGAGCTGAGACACAACCTACAGATGGAGGAGACTATGCTGGACAGGATGTTCCCTCAG ATGGACAGCCTGCTGCACATCCACCAACACTTCCTGTGGTGTCTTAGAGACTGCCGCGATGGACAGAATCACTACACAGTCACACAGCTGGGAGCTATACTCATCAACCAG TTTTCAGGTGAGATGggagagaggatgaaggagagcTATGGAGACTGCTGCAGTCACCACACAGATGCTGTCAGCTTCTACAAAGAACAGCTACAGAACAACAAGTTCCAGAACTTGATTAAGAAAATCGGTCGGTTGTCCATCGTGCGGCAGTTAGGAGTCCCAGAATGTATTCTGTTGGTGACTCAGCGGCTCACAAAGTACCCCTTTCTGGTCGAACGCATTCTACAGAACACTGATG CTGACAGTGAGGAGCACGATGCCCTGGCCCAAGCCCTGGTTCTGATCAGAGAGACAATCTCTGCTGTGGACTCTCAAGTCCATGACTATGAGAGGGCCTCTAGGTTGAGAGACATAGGCAGCAGTTTGGAACCTCATTCCCACAGCAGGCTGAAGGATGGAAGGGTGTTCAAGAGAGAGGACCTGGCAGTGGGGTCCAGAACCCTGCTCCATGAGGGGACTGTCAACTGGCAGGCAGGGAACGAATGGCTGAAAG GAAGTCTATGTATGAAGGATGCCCAGATCATGCAGAGCCTGACAGAGAAGCTGCGTATGTTTGCTGACATGGCGGAGGCTGTAACAGGGCTGGAGGATGTAGCTAATCGCTCTCGTCTGCTGCTCCGTAGTGACGACTTAGACCCCCAGCAGGGGGAGACACTGCTCAAGGGGGCCATCACTGAGG tGGATAATCTGCAGAACCTTCTCCTGTCCGGTGTGACTCTGAGAGACCCCTACCCCCCTCCAGAGGACTTCCTGGTATCAGGGGGATACAGTTTGAGGACAGAAGATCTACGGCTCCTTCGAGGGGGGCTAAACCTTGGTGGGCTGCGGAACCTGGCGGCACTCAGGAGAGCCGAAACCTTAGGGGGCTATGTCTGCAATCCCATACCCCTTATGAAGA ATGGTAATATACAGGCGGGTGAACGGCCAGGCAGTGTGGCGGTACAACCTCTAGACAGAGGTCAGCATTCAAACTCTGACCCCCAGCTACAGGATCTTGACCAGTCAGAGAGTCTGGAACTGTCG GCTGATGAGTCACCAGCATCATACTGGACTTCTCCATGCCCAAATCCATCCTTTCCTGAAGCTGAG ttctTTGACAGAGTGCTGCTGCTCTCACAGAAACTCTACAGTCTGCTG GCCATCGTGTCCCAGCAGGACAGCCACATTGAGTTGCAGCGTGCCTCGCTGTCAGCGCGTGAGCATCCGGGCCGTCCTCGTGGAAATGTGCTCCTGGAGCAGGAGAAACAACGTAacatggagaaacagagagaggagatggctAACTTCCACAAGCTGCAGACACAGCACAGACAAGAACAG GCTCGCTGGGAGGAGGAGCGGGAGTGCCACCAGTTGCAGGCGGAGGTCCTGGAGGCGGAgctaagacagagagaggaggagtgtagGAGAATGAAGGAGAAGctagcagaggagaggggggagctggagagatggagagaaacctACCAACAA GATCTGGAGAGGCTAAGGGAGTCTACAAGGACTGTGGAGAAACAGAAGGAACGCCTGGATTTACAGATGAAGTTGAAGAAGAACAAGACCATTGCCAAACCTGGGAGTTTTAACTTCAACACTCAGCAG GCTCTCCCCCACTCCCAGTCGTTCCGAGGGGACCTCCCCCACTCTGCTTCCTTCCGAGGGGACCTCTCCCAGTCGTTCCGAGGGGACCTGATGGGTGGTTGGACAACGGGAGGTGACGTGACCCCCATCCCGGCCTCTAAGGTCCACGTCCAACCCAGCCCCTCTCTAGTCACAGCTTTCTTCCTGGAGCCGCCCCCAGAG GTGCCCCTTCATAGGGAGAGCATCAGCCCTGCGCCCCCTAAAGCTGAGGTTCCCATTCACCTGATCAGCACCACCGACCAGGTGGTCCACAAGCCAGGGGCTGTGCAGCAGCAGATCCCCACCAAGCTGGCTACCCTCAGCAGCAAGGGCAAGGAGAAGAGCAGAAAAAAGGGATCGCACCAGCGCATGCATAGTGCAG CATCTATAGACATGTCTCAGGTGGTGCCGATCAGAGTGACAAGAAAAGAGTGCGAGAGTCTGCGAGGGAAGAGGACTGTGAGTCCTCACAGGAGCTACCAATCAG ATCGTTTCCTTAGTCCTCCAGAGCCTCTGTTCAATGCCAAGCACTCCCAGACCCTATTGTCCAGCAGCAGCATGAGGAGGAACAGCCAGATCCACTTCCCTCCACCTGAACCTCCCCATCCTCCACCCTTCCCAAAAGACATAGCAAGCAAACCAACCAAGGAACGCGTAATTTACCTGTAA